A segment of the Anaerolineae bacterium genome:
GGAAAGCGTGCCGCCAACCTGCCTGATGCGTTCCTTGAGCCGGGGGAAGAGTTCAAAAACGCGCTCAAAATCCTCCTGGATGCCTTGTTTATCTTTACGCGCAAACGCGCCCATTTCCAGATTCTCGCGGACCGTTAACCGGGCGAATATTTTGCGTCCCTCTGGGGCCTGAGAGATACCCAAGGCAACGATGTGGTGGGGGGGCAATTCGTTGAGTAGTTCATCTTCCAGGCGAATGTCGCCTTCACGCGGCTTCGAGATGCCCGAAATGGTGTTGAGCGTGGTGCTCTTGCCAGCGCCGTTTGCGCCGATGAGCGTCACAATTTCACCCTTGTCTACAGAAAGGGAAACGCCCTTGAGGGCTTGAATGTTGCCGTAGTAGGTGTAGATATTGTTGACTTCAAGCATGGCCATAGCCATTACCTCCGCGACCAAGATAAGCTTCAATGACCCGGGGATTGTTTTGCACCTCGGCAGGGGTGCCTTCGGCAATTTTTAGGCCGTAGTCCAGCACCGTCACCTGATCGGAGATACTCATCACTACCCGCATGTCGTGCTCAATTAGCAAAATGGTCAGCCCCAATTCGGTGCGAATGCGGTCAATGAATTTGGTCAAAGCCGTGGTTTCGCTGGGGTTCATCCCGGCGGTCGGTTCGTCGAGCAGCAGCAGCTTGGGGTCGCTGGCCAGGGCGCGAGCAATTTCCAGGCGGCGTTGGGCGCCATAGGGCAGGTTGCGGGCCAGTTCATCACCCTGGGCGCGTAATTCAACCAGCCTCAACAGTTCAGTCCCCTTTTTGACCGCCTCTCGTTCCTCGGCGATGGTCCGTGGATCGCGCAAAATAGCGCCCGGAATACCGGTTTTGAGACGACAGTGCATGCCAACCAGGATATTCTCCAAAGCCGTCATGCTGTTGAAGAGTCGAATATTCTGGTAAGTTCGGCCAATGCCCAGCGCAGTAATTTGATCGGGGCGGTGGCCAATGAGAGGCGTACCATCAAAGATGATTTCTCCTTCTTCGGGCACGTAGAAGCCGGTGATACAGTTGAAGAAAGTGGTTTTACCGGCCCCGTTGGGGCCAATAATGCTGGCAATCATCCCTTTTTCCAGCACCAGGTCAATTTTATTGACCGCCACCAGTCCCCCGAATCGTTTGGTTACAGCTTTTCCTTCGAGGATTGTCATGCTTTACCTCCAACTTCTGAAATGGGGGTTGGCGTACCGGCCATCCCCCCTGCCTCGTGTTCGTGTAATTCCATCCGGCGGCGGGCCGAAGGCAGCAGCCCTTCCGGTTTAACAATCATCATAATCACCAAGCCAAAACCATAGGCCAGAATTCGGAATTCGTCCACTTCCCGCAGCACCTCCGGCAAACCAACCAGAAAGAGCGCGCCGACGATGGTACCCGGAATACTACCGATCCCACCGATGATGATGAGACACAGCACGTTAATGGAAATGAACAGGGTAAAGTCGGAGGGGAAGATAGCCCCCTGCCGCGAGGCAAAAATGGCTCCGCCAATCCCGGCCAGCGCCGCGCCAATGGAAAAGGCCATTAGCTTGGCCGCCACCAGGTTAATGCCCATGGCCTGGGCCACGTCTTCGTCCTCGCGCATGGCAATCCAAGCTCGGCCAATGCGGGAGAAGTTCAAGCGGATTGACACAAAAACGCCCAGCAAACAAGCCGCCAGCAGTAGATAGTAGAGCAGGCGCGGGTCTTTTAAACTGAGGTCAAAAAGCTGCGGGGCAGGCGTTTCCAGAATACCTTGCGGCCCCCCAATCCAGGGTTTGAGCAGGTCTGACAGGGCCAGCACCCGGATGATTTCGCCAAAGCCCAGAGTGACAATAGCCAGGTAGTCGCCCCGCAACCGCAACACTGGAATACCCAGTAAAATACCGGAAAAGGCCGCGACAATCAGCGAGATGGGCAGGGCTATCCAAAACGACATCGCCGGGTTGCCGTTACTGGCCATCGAAGAGGCGGGCGAGGTGAGCAGGGCCATGGTATATGCGCCAATGGCATAAAAGGCCACATAGCCCAGGTCCAGCAGTCCGGCCAGGCCAACCACAATATTCAGGCCCAGGCCCATCAGCGCGAACAGGCCAATGGTGGTTAAAGTTTGCGACCAGAATTGGCCGACGGCAGCCGGCAATACCAGTAAGGCCAGGGTCAGTAAACCAAACCCAATCCATCTGAGCGAGGTTTGCCCGGCGACCGGCATGCGGTGGTAGCGACCGCCCAAGGTCTGGTCAATATTGGGCCGAAAGTAGGTAATCAACCCGGAAATTACAAAAATAACAATCGCGGCCGTCCACGAAAGGGTGCGTCCCAATTGCCAACCTATCCAATCAAGAAGGAGGCGGGTCAGGGCCAGGCCGGTTAATACTTCCCAGAACAGGCCAAATAGGGCCACAATGGCCAAACCCCATAAAATAGCGCGGCGTAACCGTCCAGGTAAAAGTTCCAATAAAACGGCTACCAGTCCCAAAATCCCAAACAGCACCACCAGAATGATAGCGCTCTCATATACATAGAAATTTTGGCCAAACATAAGTATGTTCACCAGTTCGGGTGTAGCATTGACCAAAATGTCTCTCAAATCAACGGTGCTAATGATGAGCATCAAAATAGCCAGCATTGCGCCGTTTACCACTCCGGCCGTTAGCCCGGCCAAAATTCTCTGGCCAATCGAGGTACTACCTTCCATTTTGCGGATGGCAAAATAGCCGGTTAACACCCCCAGTAAGATGATAATAATGTTGGTCAGGGTGACATTACCTGCCAGGGCGCGGGCGGAGAAGGCTTGCAGCATACCAATGAGGGCAATAAAAATGGAAACCACGCCCATAATCAAGCCATTGCGCAGGCCAATTGGGAAAGGAAATGCTGATTTCATAGACATATCCCTCCTACGCTTTCTTTTCTGATAGCACTTCGCCCAACAAGCCGGAGGGGCGGAAGATAAGCACAATGACCAGCAGGCCAAAGGCAATCACGTCTTTTAACTGGGTGTTCAAATCCAGGGCGGTAGGGGCCAACGATTCAACCAGGCCCAGGAAGAAGCCGCCCAACATTGCACCGGGTATATTGCCAATGCCGCCCAACACTGCGGCCGTAAAGGCTTTGAGACCGGGCATAAAGCCAACCGTGTGGGTGACCTGTTTGTACCAGAGACCCCACATCACCCCGGCCGCGCCGG
Coding sequences within it:
- a CDS encoding ABC transporter ATP-binding protein, translated to MPVAGQTSLRWIGFGLLTLALLVLPAAVGQFWSQTLTTIGLFALMGLGLNIVVGLAGLLDLGYVAFYAIGAYTMALLTSPASSMASNGNPAMSFWIALPISLIVAAFSGILLGIPVLRLRGDYLAIVTLGFGEIIRVLALSDLLKPWIGGPQGILETPAPQLFDLSLKDPRLLYYLLLAACLLGVFVSIRLNFSRIGRAWIAMREDEDVAQAMGINLVAAKLMAFSIGAALAGIGGAIFASRQGAIFPSDFTLFISINVLCLIIIGGIGSIPGTIVGALFLVGLPEVLREVDEFRILAYGFGLVIMMIVKPEGLLPSARRRMELHEHEAGGMAGTPTPISEVGGKA
- a CDS encoding ABC transporter ATP-binding protein, with product MTILEGKAVTKRFGGLVAVNKIDLVLEKGMIASIIGPNGAGKTTFFNCITGFYVPEEGEIIFDGTPLIGHRPDQITALGIGRTYQNIRLFNSMTALENILVGMHCRLKTGIPGAILRDPRTIAEEREAVKKGTELLRLVELRAQGDELARNLPYGAQRRLEIARALASDPKLLLLDEPTAGMNPSETTALTKFIDRIRTELGLTILLIEHDMRVVMSISDQVTVLDYGLKIAEGTPAEVQNNPRVIEAYLGRGGNGYGHA
- a CDS encoding ABC transporter ATP-binding protein, whose product is MLEVNNIYTYYGNIQALKGVSLSVDKGEIVTLIGANGAGKSTTLNTISGISKPREGDIRLEDELLNELPPHHIVALGISQAPEGRKIFARLTVRENLEMGAFARKDKQGIQEDFERVFELFPRLKERIRQVGGTLSGGEQQMLAIGRAMMARPKLLLLDEPSMGLAPILVEEIFRIVQDINQQGTTVLLVEQNANMALQVANRGYVLETGVVALEGTAAELRENPQIKAIYLGEGEIEEEITSLKQSGSPKN